Proteins encoded together in one Oryzias latipes chromosome 11, ASM223467v1 window:
- the LOC101168473 gene encoding annexin A2, producing MKPLHYSSDDMWWGTLGTVRPFSNFHPDQDAMEIQAALDCKDAGTLVNLLTNRNNAQRQVIAVEYKKMTNKDLIACLKKALSGDLENLLLQLLMLPEHFDAQRLQDAMVGLGTDEETLMEILSTRSKEQLQQINNAFQQRFKKDLEKELRGETSGDFAKLVVALLKKGDSPAVVQRDVEALAASLDGKKANAAPWIEIMTSRSSAHLENVLIGLELQLGQALEQMLDKRFSGDFQMGLKVLVQCIQSPEVYLAKRLSTMKTSLVHGIMVSHSEEDLLCIRAAFLKLTGNSLYSTLQKQFKGEHQQALLGICRSED from the exons ATGAAGCCACTTCACTACTCCTCAGAT GACATGTGGTGGGGGACCCTCGGAACCGTCCGACCCTTCTCCAACTTCCACCCCGACCAAGACGCGATGGAGATCCAGGCAGCTCTGGACTGTAAAG ACGCAGGAACGCTGGTGAACCTTCTGACCAACCGAAACAACGCCCAGAGGCAAGTCATCGCCGTGGAATACAAGAAGATGACAAACAAG GACCTGATTGCATGCCTGAAGAAGGCTTTGTCAGGAGACTTGGAGaatctcctgctgcagctgctgatgcTGCCAGAGCATTTTGACGCTCAACGTCTGCAGGACGCCATGGTG GGTCTGGGAACGGATGAGGAAACGCTTATGGAGATTTTGAGTACTCGATCAAAAGAGCAGCTTCAACAAATCAATAACGCCTTCCAACAAC GGTTTAAGAAAGATCTGGAGAAGGAGCTGAGAGGAGAAACCAGTGGGGACTTTGCTAAGCTGGTTGTGGCTCTGCTGAAG AAAGGTGACTCCCCTGCTGTGGTCCAGAGAGATGTTGAG GCTCTCGCTGCGTCTCTAGATGGTAAAAAGGCCAACGCAGCGCCGTGGATTGAGATCATGACCTCGAGAAGCTCGGCACACCTGGAGAACG tgcTGATAGGACTGGAGCTGCAGCTCGGACAGGCGCTGGAGCAGATGTTGGACAAACGTTTCAGTGGAGACTTTCAGATGGGTTTGAAGGTTTTAG TTCAATGCATCCAGAGTCCGGAGGTCTACCTCGCCAAGAGGCTGAGCACCATGAAG ACATCACTGGTACACGGGATCATGGTGTCTCACAGTGAGGAGGACCTGCTGTGCATCCGAGCCGCCTTCCTGAAGCTGACGGGGAACTCTCTGTACTCGACTCTGCAG